A genomic segment from Actinoplanes sichuanensis encodes:
- a CDS encoding helix-turn-helix transcriptional regulator — MENSLVGRQAELAVLRAALDRSARGPVVVAISGDPGIGKTRLLGELGADGSRRGCLVLAGRAAEFEREVPFGTVKNALADHVGSWSEALDDADVRLLGTVFPGLVRPDDTAGPPLLPGERYRVHRAVRALLEAMASDSGLVLILDDLHWSDEGSLELLDHLLRHPPRGGVLVALAYRPRQVEARLGRAVAAAVQRGLATVVTVGPFSRAEADALLPAGLSPSRLRQLYEASAGNPFHLELLARGPDDGEAALPAALAGEFSGLDRLHRRILYAAAVAGDDVDVGLLAAVADLPLSDVLPALDDLTGRDLIRPYGTGGAFRFRHPLLRSAAYQQAGAGWRLAAHARAARELGRRGAPVADRATHVQASAPVGDLAAVRLLQAAAMDAMRITPAAAAHWLQAALRLLPGEPGTVDTRLELLNLRAQALGITGRLAESRELFGQILAMLPSGTEPRVAVVSFLTMVQHLLGEHGEARALVLREMQQWPDHGSAAAAGALRVAQALTTLMSGPAEDTAVEAAIGTARETGSRALLAAALGVGVVASQAFGRPGGQARAWLDEAAELIDAMPDQEVAQRLDTALFLGWGELYLERYPAALRHLQRALHVARATGQSHLIGSLQTIEAVAHCATGDLPRALSALDDAMESVVLTGGRDAYPRVLGYQCWARVWTGDVDEALTLGEQAVALARGRSVQDWQSAVAEGMLGWARYAAGDPDGCSEVMLEAGRGPDLPAVRPLWQPRWFEVLTAAAAAAGDRRRAADLAARAARLPAIAGRPRRAGMIAMAQVHAGLHVDPQAAAGHAVRAAALFTRAGDRLGTAQALFYSAVAHREIGDPDEAARAVVAARLKLAGCGARPHWLARATGIALDDEAPARRDDPAKTYGITVRESDVLALLAESLTAAAIARRLGISAGTVHKHLAALYRKLGTGDRLATVLRARALGLVAADGEG, encoded by the coding sequence GTGGAAAACTCGTTGGTCGGGCGGCAGGCGGAGCTGGCGGTCCTGCGCGCCGCGCTGGACCGGAGCGCGCGCGGCCCGGTCGTGGTCGCGATCAGCGGGGATCCAGGCATCGGAAAGACCCGGCTGCTCGGCGAACTCGGCGCGGACGGAAGCCGCCGTGGCTGCCTGGTGCTGGCGGGCCGGGCGGCCGAATTCGAGCGGGAGGTGCCGTTCGGCACGGTCAAGAACGCCCTCGCCGACCACGTCGGCAGTTGGTCGGAGGCACTCGACGACGCCGACGTCCGGCTGCTGGGGACCGTCTTCCCCGGACTGGTCAGGCCCGACGACACCGCCGGGCCGCCACTGCTGCCCGGCGAACGGTACCGGGTGCACCGGGCGGTCCGGGCGCTGCTGGAGGCGATGGCGAGCGACAGCGGGCTCGTGCTGATCCTCGACGATCTGCACTGGAGCGACGAGGGTTCGCTGGAGTTGCTCGATCACCTGCTCCGGCATCCACCCCGAGGCGGCGTGCTGGTGGCCCTGGCCTACCGGCCGCGGCAGGTCGAGGCGCGGCTCGGCCGGGCGGTGGCGGCGGCCGTGCAGCGTGGGCTGGCCACCGTCGTCACGGTGGGCCCGTTCAGCCGAGCCGAAGCCGATGCGCTGCTGCCGGCGGGGCTGAGCCCGTCCCGGCTCCGGCAACTCTACGAGGCCAGTGCGGGCAACCCGTTCCATCTGGAACTGCTCGCCCGGGGCCCGGACGACGGGGAGGCCGCCCTGCCGGCCGCCCTCGCCGGCGAGTTCAGCGGGCTGGACCGCCTGCACCGACGAATCCTGTACGCGGCGGCGGTGGCCGGCGACGACGTCGACGTCGGCTTGCTGGCGGCCGTGGCCGACCTGCCGCTGTCCGACGTGCTGCCCGCGCTGGACGATCTGACCGGCCGAGACCTGATCCGGCCGTACGGGACCGGTGGCGCCTTCCGGTTCCGGCATCCGCTGTTGCGCAGCGCCGCATACCAGCAGGCCGGTGCGGGCTGGCGGCTGGCCGCGCACGCCCGCGCAGCGCGGGAACTGGGACGGCGCGGCGCACCCGTCGCCGACCGGGCGACGCACGTCCAGGCCTCCGCACCGGTGGGCGACCTGGCCGCGGTGCGCCTGCTGCAGGCGGCGGCGATGGACGCCATGCGGATCACCCCGGCCGCGGCCGCGCATTGGCTGCAGGCGGCGCTGCGGTTGCTGCCGGGGGAGCCCGGCACCGTCGACACCCGGCTCGAGCTGCTCAACCTGCGGGCCCAGGCGCTCGGCATCACCGGTCGACTGGCCGAGAGCCGCGAACTGTTCGGCCAGATCCTCGCGATGCTGCCATCCGGCACCGAGCCCCGGGTCGCCGTGGTGAGTTTCCTGACCATGGTCCAGCACCTGCTCGGCGAACACGGCGAGGCCCGCGCGCTCGTCCTGCGCGAAATGCAGCAGTGGCCCGACCACGGCAGCGCCGCCGCCGCCGGTGCGCTGCGGGTCGCCCAGGCACTGACCACGCTGATGTCCGGGCCGGCCGAGGACACGGCGGTCGAGGCCGCGATCGGCACCGCCCGGGAGACCGGCAGCCGGGCCCTGCTCGCGGCCGCCCTGGGCGTCGGAGTGGTGGCGAGTCAGGCGTTCGGGAGGCCCGGCGGCCAGGCCCGAGCCTGGCTGGACGAGGCGGCGGAGCTGATCGACGCGATGCCCGACCAGGAGGTGGCCCAGCGCCTCGACACCGCGTTGTTCCTCGGGTGGGGCGAGCTCTACCTGGAACGCTACCCGGCCGCGCTGCGCCACCTGCAGCGCGCGTTGCACGTCGCGCGGGCGACCGGCCAGAGTCACCTGATCGGTTCCCTGCAGACGATCGAAGCGGTGGCGCACTGCGCCACCGGCGACCTTCCCCGCGCGTTGTCGGCGCTCGACGACGCCATGGAGTCGGTCGTGCTCACCGGAGGACGGGACGCGTATCCCCGGGTGCTCGGCTACCAGTGCTGGGCCCGGGTCTGGACCGGTGACGTCGACGAAGCGCTGACCCTGGGTGAGCAGGCGGTGGCGCTGGCCCGCGGCCGCAGCGTGCAGGACTGGCAGTCAGCGGTCGCGGAAGGAATGCTGGGCTGGGCCCGATACGCCGCCGGCGACCCGGACGGCTGTTCCGAGGTGATGCTGGAGGCGGGCCGGGGACCCGATCTGCCCGCCGTCCGGCCGCTCTGGCAGCCGCGATGGTTCGAGGTGCTGACCGCTGCGGCGGCCGCGGCCGGCGACCGTCGGCGCGCCGCGGATCTGGCGGCCCGTGCGGCCCGCCTGCCGGCCATCGCGGGCCGTCCCCGGCGGGCCGGCATGATCGCGATGGCTCAGGTCCACGCCGGACTGCACGTCGACCCGCAGGCGGCGGCCGGGCATGCGGTGCGTGCGGCGGCTCTCTTCACCCGGGCCGGGGACCGGCTCGGTACGGCGCAGGCGCTCTTCTACTCCGCTGTCGCGCACCGGGAGATCGGCGATCCCGATGAGGCCGCGCGGGCCGTCGTAGCGGCCCGGCTCAAGCTCGCCGGCTGCGGTGCCCGGCCGCACTGGCTGGCCCGGGCGACCGGCATCGCCCTGGACGACGAGGCGCCGGCCCGACGCGACGATCCGGCGAAGACGTACGGGATCACCGTGCGGGAAAGCGACGTGCTGGCCCTGTTGGCGGAGTCGCTGACCGCCGCCGCGATCGCACGCCGGCTCGGGATCAGCGCCGGCACCGTCCACAAGCACCTCGCGGCGTTGTACCGCAAGCTGGGCACCGGCGACCGGCTCGCCACCGTGCTGCGGGCCCGAGCACTCGGCCTGGTGGCCGCGGACGGCGAGGGCTGA
- a CDS encoding CocE/NonD family hydrolase — MSILSRIIQRRLQLPPPITRDLRVHRDLRTPMPDGTVLLADRWEPRDGERGLPVALIRTPYGRRGPFGAILARPLAERGFQVLIQSVRGGFGSGGTLDPMRQERADGLATLDWVIGQPWFGDAIVLYGLSYLGYVQWAMAGDLPPAVKAMIPQVTESALTLEFLRADGLSLETPFGWGALVGTQERPLAMLRQFAQARRTARALWTLPLGDADTAAIGTRSPYIQDVLAHDAASPRWADLDHRERVAQVGIPVSSIGGWYDIFLPGQLRDFRALQQGGRPARLTVGPWTHTEMTGVPVREAVEFGLAYARGEQPPPRPPVRLYVTGEEEWRDFASWPPDGYAPQRWHLQPDGGLAVHAPTPSPPDRYRYDPADPTPAVGGVRLVADAGRVDNTALEARPDVLVYTGAVLDEDLEIVGEVGAEIWFESSAEFADVFVRLCDVDPQGRSVNVCDGLTSVSGAGTAGRVEVRLWPAAHRFQRGHRIRVQVSSGAFPRYARNLGTGEPHPVATRMVAADQAVHHDPQRPSSVVLPVRAGRASG, encoded by the coding sequence ATGAGCATCCTGAGCCGGATCATCCAGCGGCGCCTGCAACTGCCTCCGCCGATCACCCGTGACCTGCGGGTTCACCGTGACCTGCGGACGCCTATGCCGGACGGGACGGTGCTGCTGGCCGACCGGTGGGAGCCACGCGACGGTGAGCGGGGCCTGCCGGTCGCGTTGATCCGCACGCCGTACGGCCGTCGCGGCCCGTTCGGGGCGATACTGGCCCGGCCGCTCGCCGAACGTGGTTTTCAGGTGCTGATCCAGAGCGTCCGCGGTGGTTTCGGGTCCGGCGGCACCCTCGATCCGATGCGGCAGGAACGCGCCGACGGCCTGGCCACTCTGGACTGGGTGATCGGGCAGCCGTGGTTCGGCGACGCCATCGTGCTGTACGGCCTGAGCTACCTCGGGTACGTGCAGTGGGCCATGGCCGGTGACCTGCCGCCGGCGGTGAAGGCGATGATCCCGCAGGTCACCGAGTCGGCGTTGACGTTGGAGTTCCTGCGCGCCGACGGCCTGTCGCTGGAGACCCCGTTCGGCTGGGGTGCGCTGGTCGGCACCCAGGAACGGCCGCTGGCGATGCTACGGCAGTTCGCCCAGGCCCGCCGGACGGCGCGGGCGTTGTGGACGTTACCGCTGGGCGACGCCGACACCGCCGCGATCGGCACGCGGTCGCCGTACATCCAGGATGTTCTCGCCCACGACGCGGCGTCGCCGCGATGGGCAGACCTGGACCACCGCGAACGTGTCGCCCAGGTGGGGATCCCGGTCAGCTCGATCGGCGGCTGGTACGACATCTTCCTGCCCGGTCAGCTGCGTGACTTCCGGGCGCTGCAGCAGGGCGGCCGGCCCGCCCGGCTGACCGTCGGGCCGTGGACGCACACCGAGATGACCGGTGTGCCGGTCCGTGAGGCTGTCGAGTTCGGCCTGGCGTACGCGCGCGGCGAACAGCCGCCACCGCGGCCACCGGTGCGGCTGTACGTGACGGGCGAGGAGGAGTGGCGTGACTTCGCGTCGTGGCCGCCCGACGGGTACGCACCGCAACGCTGGCATCTGCAGCCCGACGGCGGCCTGGCGGTGCATGCGCCCACGCCGTCGCCGCCGGACCGGTACCGCTACGACCCGGCCGATCCGACGCCGGCGGTCGGTGGGGTGCGCCTGGTCGCCGACGCCGGCCGGGTCGACAACACCGCCCTGGAGGCCCGGCCGGACGTGCTGGTCTACACCGGTGCCGTGCTCGACGAGGACCTGGAGATCGTCGGTGAGGTCGGCGCGGAGATCTGGTTCGAGTCGAGCGCGGAGTTCGCCGACGTGTTCGTGCGGCTCTGCGACGTCGATCCGCAGGGCCGGTCGGTGAACGTCTGCGACGGTCTGACCAGTGTTTCCGGGGCGGGCACGGCAGGTCGGGTCGAGGTACGGCTGTGGCCCGCCGCGCATCGTTTCCAGCGCGGCCATCGCATCCGGGTGCAGGTGTCCAGTGGCGCGTTCCCGCGGTACGCCCGCAATCTCGGGACCGGGGAACCGCATCCGGTGGCTACCCGGATGGTCGCCGCGGACCAGGCCGTCCATCATGATCCGCAGCGACCGTCATCTGTCGTCCTGCCGGTTCGTGCCGGCAGAGCGTCCGGATGA
- a CDS encoding TetR/AcrR family transcriptional regulator — MVLPTPQPATDRRVRRTRSALMSAAVALVAERGTTAVALSDIAEAADVSRRVVYQHFGDRDTLLLEAGLDLARRELLPALTDEAPVASRERALPVARHFAQHRAFYRALLTGSCAFALDRGLLRLILPVNRHGLQTVHGDRLTARAVEDLATFVTGGVGALVTSWVVDGPDPLDPEEFTDRLLAATSVMMTALNERIVDEHPEPDHPAAPATASADHP, encoded by the coding sequence ATGGTTCTTCCCACGCCGCAGCCGGCGACGGATCGGCGGGTCCGCCGCACCCGTTCGGCTCTGATGAGCGCGGCGGTGGCCCTGGTCGCCGAACGAGGCACCACCGCGGTGGCCCTGTCCGACATCGCCGAGGCCGCCGACGTCAGCCGCCGGGTCGTCTACCAGCACTTCGGTGACCGGGACACGCTGCTGCTGGAGGCCGGCCTCGACCTCGCCCGCCGCGAGTTGCTCCCCGCGCTGACCGACGAGGCGCCGGTGGCGAGCCGGGAGCGGGCGCTGCCAGTAGCCCGGCATTTCGCCCAGCACCGGGCCTTCTACCGCGCGCTGCTGACCGGTTCGTGCGCGTTCGCCTTGGACCGGGGCCTGTTGCGGCTGATCCTGCCGGTCAACCGGCACGGGCTGCAGACGGTCCACGGTGACCGGCTGACCGCGCGGGCCGTCGAGGATCTCGCGACGTTCGTGACCGGCGGCGTGGGCGCGCTCGTCACCAGCTGGGTGGTGGACGGCCCTGATCCGCTGGATCCCGAGGAGTTCACCGACCGGCTGCTGGCGGCGACGTCGGTGATGATGACCGCCCTGAACGAGAGGATCGTCGATGAGCATCCTGAGCCGGATCATCCAGCGGCGCCTGCAACTGCCTCCGCCGATCACCCGTGA
- a CDS encoding alpha-amylase family glycosyl hydrolase, with translation MTVRRVADVNFAQLVDRDFHPSPAAWEDQVLYFLMLDRFSDGRERDYLDNDGEPVATGTTPPLRAADHGNAITTDADRARWAAAGADWAGGTLAGLRSKLGYLRRLGVTAIWISPVLRQVPGSDSYHGYGAQNFLDVDPHFGSADELRDLVSAAHRQGLRVILDVVVNHAGDVFGYDPDRYLTEQDGVSFFDPRWDGRPYRVEGFRDVGGKPLLPFGPVDDTAWPDGAVWPAELQQPGTFTARGRIVDWDHHPEFVEGDFFGLKDIALGTGPVDRYQPSPALRALTRVYQYWIAFADLDGFRVDTVKHMDPGAARYFASAIHEFAQSIGKDNFYLIAEITGDRGFAYRTLEQVGMDAALGIADVQDRLEGLIKGVRDPAEYFGLFRNSFEIGKDSATWFRNRVVTGYDDHDQVRKGDRKARFAADGDGGRLALAALALNAATLGIPCVYYGSEQGFDGAGGNDRYIREAMFGGDFGPFRSHGGHAFDENHPTYRQFARLLAMRRRMPALRRGRQYLREISGDGRNFGLPRVLGGRMSSVVPWSRILADDEVLAAVNTDPDRPRTAWVTVDAGLHAEGGAMTCRFSTDPTEEGRAVEVESRNGKAVEITVPAGGFVLYT, from the coding sequence ATGACCGTACGCCGAGTGGCCGACGTGAACTTCGCGCAGCTCGTCGATCGTGACTTCCATCCGTCACCCGCGGCGTGGGAGGACCAGGTTCTGTACTTCCTGATGCTGGACCGGTTCTCCGACGGGCGGGAGCGCGACTACCTCGACAACGACGGCGAGCCGGTGGCCACCGGTACGACGCCGCCGCTGCGAGCCGCCGACCACGGCAACGCGATCACCACTGATGCGGACCGGGCGCGCTGGGCGGCCGCCGGCGCGGACTGGGCCGGCGGCACCCTGGCCGGCCTGCGGAGCAAGCTGGGCTACCTGCGCCGGCTCGGAGTCACCGCGATCTGGATCAGCCCGGTGCTGCGGCAGGTGCCCGGCTCGGACAGCTACCACGGGTACGGAGCCCAGAACTTCCTCGACGTCGACCCGCACTTCGGTTCCGCCGACGAGTTGCGCGATCTGGTCTCCGCCGCACACCGGCAGGGTCTCCGGGTCATCCTCGACGTGGTCGTCAATCACGCCGGCGACGTGTTCGGCTACGACCCCGACCGTTACCTCACCGAGCAGGACGGCGTCTCGTTCTTCGACCCACGCTGGGACGGCCGCCCGTACCGCGTCGAGGGTTTCCGGGACGTCGGCGGCAAGCCGCTTCTTCCGTTCGGGCCGGTAGACGACACGGCGTGGCCGGACGGCGCGGTCTGGCCCGCCGAGTTGCAGCAGCCGGGCACGTTCACCGCCCGGGGCCGGATCGTCGACTGGGATCACCATCCCGAGTTCGTGGAAGGCGACTTCTTCGGGCTCAAGGACATCGCGCTCGGCACCGGGCCGGTCGACCGGTATCAGCCGTCCCCGGCGTTACGCGCGTTGACCCGCGTGTACCAGTACTGGATCGCCTTCGCCGATCTGGACGGTTTCCGGGTGGACACGGTCAAGCACATGGACCCGGGCGCGGCCCGCTACTTCGCCTCGGCGATCCACGAGTTCGCGCAGAGCATCGGCAAGGACAACTTCTACCTGATCGCGGAGATCACCGGAGACCGGGGGTTCGCGTACCGGACGCTGGAGCAGGTCGGGATGGACGCCGCGCTGGGTATCGCCGACGTGCAGGACCGGTTGGAAGGGCTGATCAAGGGAGTCCGCGACCCCGCCGAGTACTTCGGGTTGTTCCGCAATTCCTTCGAGATCGGCAAGGACTCGGCCACCTGGTTCCGGAACCGCGTGGTGACCGGCTACGACGACCACGATCAGGTACGCAAGGGCGACCGGAAGGCACGCTTCGCGGCGGACGGCGACGGCGGGCGCCTGGCCCTCGCGGCGCTCGCCCTGAACGCCGCCACACTCGGGATCCCGTGCGTCTACTACGGCAGCGAGCAGGGCTTCGACGGCGCCGGCGGCAACGACCGATACATCCGGGAGGCGATGTTCGGCGGCGACTTCGGGCCGTTTCGCAGCCACGGCGGACACGCCTTCGACGAGAACCACCCGACGTACCGCCAGTTCGCCCGGCTCCTGGCGATGCGGCGCCGGATGCCCGCGCTGCGGCGCGGCAGGCAGTATCTGCGGGAGATCTCCGGCGACGGCCGGAACTTCGGACTGCCGCGGGTCCTCGGCGGGCGGATGTCATCCGTCGTGCCGTGGTCGCGGATCCTGGCCGACGACGAGGTTCTAGCCGCCGTGAACACCGATCCCGACCGGCCACGCACCGCCTGGGTCACGGTCGACGCCGGCCTGCACGCCGAAGGCGGCGCCATGACGTGCCGTTTCAGCACCGATCCCACCGAGGAGGGCCGGGCGGTCGAGGTGGAGTCCCGCAACGGTAAGGCCGTCGAGATCACGGTCCCGGCCGGCGGCTTCGTGCTGTACACCTGA
- a CDS encoding calcium-binding protein, translated as MTKGIEIMYTTRALRGALLAAATAGAAVLAAPNPAHAAGGGQVWVYPGGTVYYLAAAGDPNNVVVTQTPTAYVLDDIVTIVPRTGCRYLGDDLTVVACDRTQVTFLQVDTNDGNDTIVNETALPAILTGGPGADVLKGGTVRDLLYGGLGDDDLQGRDGNDYATGDGGLDRMDGGAGPDEMYGGPDRDSLDGRAGADTLYGGSDTDVINGGDDPDSVYGDASGDFLDGGRGDDTVYGGEGNDEVWAGSGGDYVEGGAGADVLYGGTDNDTILGGNDGDLLSGGDGADWISGQAGDDVLNGDAGDDLMIGEGGVDVLQGGDGADTLGGGLGRDKLFGNDGADDLSGQEDADTVYGGFGDDFLAGDAADYLNGESHVLGDDCGIGRVVVNCEF; from the coding sequence GTGACGAAGGGAATCGAGATCATGTACACCACTCGTGCCTTGCGCGGCGCGTTGCTGGCCGCGGCAACCGCTGGTGCGGCAGTGCTGGCCGCGCCGAACCCGGCACACGCCGCCGGGGGTGGCCAGGTGTGGGTGTATCCGGGAGGGACCGTCTATTACCTGGCCGCGGCGGGCGACCCGAACAACGTCGTCGTGACGCAGACCCCGACCGCCTACGTCTTGGACGACATCGTCACCATCGTGCCCAGGACCGGGTGCCGATACCTCGGCGACGACCTCACCGTCGTGGCGTGCGACCGGACACAGGTGACGTTCCTGCAGGTGGACACCAACGACGGTAACGACACGATCGTCAACGAGACGGCTCTGCCGGCGATTCTGACCGGCGGCCCGGGGGCGGACGTCCTCAAGGGCGGCACAGTCCGCGACCTGCTCTACGGCGGACTGGGCGACGACGATCTGCAGGGCCGCGACGGGAACGACTACGCCACCGGCGACGGCGGTCTGGACAGGATGGACGGCGGCGCCGGTCCGGACGAGATGTACGGCGGCCCGGACCGCGACAGTCTCGACGGCCGCGCGGGCGCGGACACGCTGTACGGCGGGTCGGACACCGATGTGATCAACGGCGGAGACGACCCGGACTCCGTCTACGGCGACGCCTCCGGGGACTTCCTCGACGGTGGTCGCGGGGACGACACGGTCTACGGCGGCGAGGGGAACGACGAGGTGTGGGCCGGCAGCGGCGGCGACTACGTCGAAGGCGGCGCCGGAGCGGACGTCCTCTACGGCGGCACGGACAACGACACCATCCTCGGTGGCAACGACGGTGACCTGCTCAGTGGTGGCGACGGCGCCGACTGGATCAGCGGTCAGGCGGGCGACGACGTCCTGAACGGGGACGCGGGTGACGACCTGATGATCGGCGAGGGAGGCGTGGACGTCCTGCAGGGCGGCGACGGCGCCGACACGCTGGGTGGTGGCCTGGGTCGCGACAAGTTGTTCGGCAACGACGGCGCGGACGACCTGTCCGGCCAGGAGGACGCGGACACCGTATACGGCGGATTCGGCGACGACTTCCTCGCCGGCGACGCCGCCGATTACCTCAACGGGGAGTCGCACGTGCTCGGTGACGACTGCGGCATCGGCCGGGTCGTCGTCAACTGCGAGTTCTGA
- a CDS encoding enhanced serine sensitivity protein SseB C-terminal domain-containing protein, with amino-acid sequence MFPTNTLETTLLHVRRGQSPPEALLSALADEPVWVPLPTTGPLPLTTINGSSYVTVYTSAEQLARAGAGHRRQIRLTGRQLAERIPADLGFAVNPGSATSVPVAAVNIDRIRGHRAPAILLGNPHPEPYHLLQALAGGFQAVAGVLEARRALRRIDDGPETLMIGIRPNRQIPTWPREIRAAVEQAARLTPVAHDIEIVLLDEQSSEATWMLNRAAPFYARR; translated from the coding sequence ATGTTTCCCACCAACACGCTCGAAACCACCCTTCTGCATGTACGCCGAGGGCAGTCACCACCGGAGGCGTTACTCTCCGCGCTCGCCGACGAGCCGGTCTGGGTGCCGTTGCCGACGACCGGGCCGCTGCCGCTCACCACCATCAACGGGTCCTCCTACGTGACCGTCTACACCTCCGCCGAGCAACTCGCGCGGGCCGGTGCCGGTCATCGCCGTCAGATCCGACTCACCGGACGTCAGCTGGCCGAACGCATCCCCGCCGACCTGGGCTTCGCCGTCAACCCCGGCTCGGCCACCAGTGTTCCGGTCGCGGCCGTCAACATCGATCGGATTCGTGGCCACCGGGCGCCCGCCATCCTCCTCGGAAATCCGCATCCGGAGCCGTACCACCTGCTCCAGGCCCTTGCCGGTGGTTTTCAGGCGGTGGCCGGAGTGCTGGAGGCCCGCCGGGCGCTGCGCCGCATCGACGACGGCCCGGAGACCCTGATGATCGGCATCCGCCCCAACCGTCAGATCCCGACCTGGCCGCGCGAGATCCGGGCCGCGGTGGAACAGGCCGCCCGCCTCACCCCGGTGGCCCACGACATCGAGATAGTCCTGCTCGACGAGCAGTCCTCGGAGGCCACCTGGATGCTGAACCGGGCCGCCCCGTTCTACGCCCGCCGCTGA
- a CDS encoding LacI family DNA-binding transcriptional regulator, with the protein MSRATLRDVAKLAGVSVATASKALNGQPQVRAETRERVIRAAEQLSFSPNTLAQGLITQRSGTVGLLTSDLEGRFSIPILMGAEDAFGSDQTSVFLCDARGDTIREKHHLRALLSRRVDGLIVVGARPDTRPSLGDLPVPVVYAYAPSDDPVDLSLITDNTGGGRTAVDHLIRCGRRRIAHITGDPGYSAAQDRARGAVDRLTEEGLTLAGGEVWFGMWSEAWGRGATRMLLDRCPDVDAIFAGSDEIARGVLDVLHEERIDVPSRVAVIGFDNWSVLAVNSRPPLTTIDLNLEHLGRIAAQRLSAAMDGTAASGVETFPVRLITRESTAPLR; encoded by the coding sequence TTGTCAAGGGCCACTCTTCGCGACGTCGCCAAGCTCGCCGGTGTGTCGGTCGCGACCGCGTCCAAAGCGCTCAACGGGCAGCCGCAGGTCCGCGCCGAGACCCGGGAGCGTGTCATCCGCGCCGCCGAGCAGCTCTCCTTCTCGCCGAACACGCTCGCCCAGGGCCTGATCACCCAGCGCAGCGGCACGGTCGGGCTGCTGACGTCCGACCTGGAGGGTCGTTTCTCGATCCCGATCCTGATGGGCGCCGAGGACGCGTTCGGATCCGATCAGACCTCGGTCTTCCTCTGCGACGCTCGTGGCGACACGATCCGGGAGAAACACCACCTGCGCGCGTTGCTGTCCCGGCGGGTCGACGGGTTGATAGTGGTCGGTGCCCGGCCCGACACCCGCCCCTCCCTCGGCGACCTGCCCGTTCCGGTGGTCTATGCGTATGCGCCGTCCGACGACCCGGTCGACCTGTCGCTGATCACCGACAACACCGGTGGCGGCCGGACCGCCGTCGACCACCTGATCCGATGTGGACGTCGCCGGATCGCCCACATCACCGGCGACCCCGGCTACAGCGCCGCCCAGGACCGGGCCCGTGGCGCCGTCGACCGGCTCACCGAGGAGGGGCTGACCCTGGCCGGTGGCGAGGTCTGGTTCGGCATGTGGTCCGAGGCGTGGGGCCGCGGCGCGACCCGCATGCTCCTCGACAGATGCCCCGACGTCGACGCCATCTTCGCCGGCTCCGACGAGATCGCCCGCGGTGTCCTCGACGTCCTCCACGAGGAGCGCATCGACGTACCGTCCCGGGTCGCCGTGATCGGTTTCGACAACTGGAGTGTCCTCGCCGTCAACTCCCGGCCGCCGCTGACCACCATCGACCTCAACCTGGAACACCTCGGCCGGATAGCGGCCCAGCGCCTCTCCGCGGCCATGGACGGCACCGCGGCCTCCGGGGTCGAAACCTTCCCGGTCCGCCTGATCACCCGCGAATCCACCGCACCGCTGCGCTGA
- a CDS encoding LysR family transcriptional regulator produces MGSLPEVEDLRLVSAVARLGSVGAAARELLISQPSASQRLAALERRVGERLFVRDPTGARPTGAGREMAARAEHILRHLASLVEQTRAAVRERPLTVGTFASLAPLLFPALGDVAQVADHGDRLIGWVAEGSLDVAVVAIAEQVTLPPGVVATPLGRDDYAVLFPEGVAGADRGKRPYRGRRLVAYTFDLGLDLLVGRLAAMGAQTRTAATAETAVRLARVAGIPAVLPRCLARMYVTPGERLGPTPIRHVLRLALVSLGPPPELGSDLGRRLGLRVTTV; encoded by the coding sequence ATGGGTTCATTGCCGGAGGTCGAGGATCTGCGGCTGGTCAGCGCGGTCGCCCGGCTCGGATCGGTGGGGGCGGCCGCCCGGGAACTACTGATCAGCCAGCCGTCGGCCAGTCAGCGGCTGGCCGCGTTGGAACGCCGCGTCGGCGAACGGCTCTTCGTGCGCGACCCGACCGGGGCACGGCCGACCGGGGCCGGGCGGGAGATGGCCGCGCGGGCCGAGCACATCCTGCGGCACCTGGCGTCCCTGGTGGAGCAGACCCGGGCGGCGGTACGGGAACGGCCCCTCACCGTCGGCACCTTCGCCAGTCTGGCGCCGTTGCTGTTCCCGGCCCTGGGTGACGTGGCTCAGGTCGCCGACCACGGTGACCGGCTGATCGGGTGGGTGGCGGAGGGCTCGCTGGACGTGGCGGTCGTCGCCATCGCCGAGCAGGTCACACTCCCGCCGGGGGTGGTCGCCACACCGTTGGGGCGCGACGACTACGCCGTGCTGTTCCCGGAAGGCGTGGCCGGGGCGGACCGCGGGAAACGGCCCTACCGTGGGCGGCGGCTCGTCGCGTACACCTTTGATCTCGGTCTTGATCTGCTCGTCGGGCGGCTCGCCGCGATGGGCGCGCAGACCCGGACCGCGGCGACCGCGGAGACCGCCGTGCGTCTCGCCCGGGTCGCCGGGATTCCGGCGGTGCTGCCGCGCTGCCTGGCCCGGATGTATGTCACGCCCGGCGAGCGACTCGGCCCGACCCCGATCCGGCACGTGCTGCGGCTGGCTCTGGTCAGCCTCGGCCCGCCGCCGGAGCTCGGCTCCGATCTCGGCCGCCGCCTGGGCCTACGCGTCACGACCGTCTGA